CTTGATTTATAAATATCCTTTTTAAACAAGCTCCCAGTATCTGAGCAGTAGTTGAATGTTTTGTTCTTGAATCATAATATGCTGCTATGTTTTCCCATCTGATGTTGTTAAACTGTAGCTGCTGCTGACCTCCGGACAAAGAGAAAGGTCTTTGAGAAGGTGATGGCTGTGAGGcgcctgagagaggaggagatgatcCTTTGCAGGGAGATGCGGCATCACTGGACAGTGTTGCGAATGCGTTCTGTGGTGTTGGGGACAATCTCCTCAGACTGtaagcactttatttatttattaattttttgatGAATCGATTGaaaataagagcagatgctaaAGTCTTACTGGATCTTTTACCTATATCTAGATTGCTAGCTAACACTGCCTtctcccttttaaaaaaatgtttaattacagCATCCTAATTCATTGTGTTTATGaggtgatgtttttttgttgtttgttttttttacttttctcatatttatttgttttgttctttttacagcCTCCTTTGTTGGCATGTCGGAGGATGCACAGAAGGGACTCTGTAgcctggttttaaaaaaacaaagtgaactgAAAGCTGAAATGCTCAAAGTAAAGGACATGTACAAGAGAATCCTCAGCCACCAACCACTCCTGGAAATGGactcggaggaggaggaggacattcCAGACGATGCCACTGAGAGTGATTTGAGCACTTCTGATGAAGACTGATTGTGTCATCATTGATGTTATGTTtggtaaaataaaagttaatcACATCTCTGTTCAATGTGATTTTTCAAcagacattttacattttgagaagaAAAATGGAATTTCCTTGGTGCAGTTGTTTACCCTGAATCATTATTTCCCATCTAATTTAATGACTAGTGTACATGTTCAGATACGATAACATAATTTAATACATGGGATGCTTTCTGGGCTGCTCAAATAATCACAAAATTTAAAAGCACCAGGCAGCACACTCACAAGTAaattttttgttcagtgttttgtcgAAGAAATCAACAAGTACAACTGAGATGTTTGCTGTAGTGGTGTGTTTGTTAAGAAGCATGCCAGCACACTGGTGAACTGACAGTCCCAGAATGCACCCGAGCCATTGACTCGCCCCAGAGCAAATGAAATTGCTTATCTAGAAAGACAACCGTCATCAAAGAAGAAGTAAAAGAGTAGGAAACAAATGGTAAGGGAAGGTACTGTGGGGTAGGAAAGAAAGGCCAGAGCTgtgcaaaatgacctccagcaggccacaaaTGTGCACGTCCGCTCAAACGGTCAGAAATGGACTCCATGAGGGTGGTATGAGGGCCCGACGTCCACAGGTGGGGTTGTGCTTACAGCCCAACACAGTGCCGTATGTTTGGCATTTGCCAGAGAACACAAAGATTGGCAACTTTGCCACTGGCGCCCTGTGCTCCTCACAGATGAAAGCAGGTTCACACTGAGCACTTGTGACAGTCTGGAGACGCCGTGGAGAACCTTCTGCTGCCTGCAACATCCTCCAGCATGAGTTTGGCAGTGGGTCAGTTTT
This genomic stretch from Astatotilapia calliptera chromosome 12, fAstCal1.2, whole genome shotgun sequence harbors:
- the LOC113033849 gene encoding uncharacterized protein LOC113033849 isoform X2, whose translation is MCRNGLKSSHLESDQTDGSLGALQARVEELVVIIRVRTQSLYRQNDSNKRRHRIRKVILVEKKRLAAAVDDYNKLAEPTKQIVSSDALMQTDIWPWQSTSEPAADLRTKRKVFEKVMAVRRLREEEMILCREMRHHWTVLRMRSVVLGTISSDSSFVGMSEDAQKGLCSLVLKKQSELKAEMLKVKDMYKRILSHQPLLEMDSEEEEDIPDDATESDLSTSDED